One window of Atribacter laminatus genomic DNA carries:
- a CDS encoding L-aspartate oxidase has protein sequence MYYDALIIGNGIAGSSAALFLAEKSQRVLLVSKGQSLEETNTEKAQGGIVYRGKNDSWKTLKQDILNASDGSALEKSAKVLAKIGPSLVKRLFIQKLRVPFEKDEQGEWDLFQEAAHSRRRVLHVKDCTGRVIQKALHEGILKEHLIEVKKNTQAVGLILSNRYQLSPQSRYEAPECLGVYLLDLRKGTITPFFARATIFATGGLNSLYQYSTGGPWNTGDGYALAHRAGAILQNMEYVQFHPTLLYSPEHSQTFLISETVRGEGAELINHEGKAFMHKYHHLGSLAPRDVVSRAIFEEMLNQNAHCVFLDLCHAISPEKIKAIFPTIYEECLYRGIDITQEPIPVAPGAHFCCGGVLTDSFGHTSIKRLYAIGEVACTGVHGANRLASTSLLEGLTFAFRASHDIIKNPAPKEQPRIIPFEYAYGNPPSEAILESMRKIIQDTMWKFAGLIRNQLGLKYALEVLNGLKQQAVQLKNQLGASGPLLEFENSIDASLLVVEGALRNPISLGTHYRSDSSMVQ, from the coding sequence ATGTACTATGATGCTTTGATTATCGGAAATGGAATTGCTGGAAGTAGTGCCGCCCTTTTTCTGGCGGAAAAATCTCAACGAGTTTTATTGGTCAGTAAAGGTCAATCTCTTGAAGAAACCAACACCGAAAAAGCCCAGGGAGGGATTGTATATCGAGGTAAAAACGATTCTTGGAAAACTCTCAAACAAGATATTCTTAATGCTTCAGATGGAAGTGCTTTAGAAAAAAGTGCGAAAGTATTAGCCAAGATTGGTCCTTCACTGGTTAAAAGGTTATTTATTCAAAAACTTCGGGTTCCATTTGAGAAAGATGAACAGGGAGAATGGGATCTTTTCCAAGAAGCAGCGCATTCCCGACGGCGGGTTCTTCATGTTAAGGACTGTACCGGTAGAGTTATTCAAAAAGCTCTTCATGAAGGAATCCTCAAGGAGCATCTGATTGAGGTTAAAAAAAACACCCAAGCTGTTGGTTTGATTCTTTCCAACCGCTACCAGCTCTCACCCCAATCACGTTATGAAGCTCCGGAGTGTCTCGGTGTTTATTTACTGGACCTTCGTAAAGGGACTATTACACCCTTTTTTGCTCGGGCTACAATTTTTGCTACTGGTGGTTTAAACTCTCTCTATCAATATTCAACCGGAGGACCTTGGAATACCGGTGATGGCTACGCCTTGGCCCATCGAGCCGGAGCTATTCTCCAAAATATGGAATATGTTCAATTCCACCCTACTCTTCTATATAGCCCAGAACATTCCCAGACTTTTCTCATTTCCGAAACGGTTCGAGGCGAGGGAGCTGAGCTAATTAACCATGAGGGCAAAGCTTTTATGCATAAGTACCATCATTTGGGGAGTTTAGCGCCTCGTGATGTGGTTTCCCGAGCGATCTTCGAAGAAATGCTCAACCAGAATGCCCACTGTGTATTTCTTGACCTTTGTCATGCGATTTCACCGGAAAAAATAAAGGCAATTTTCCCGACTATCTATGAAGAGTGTTTATATCGAGGAATCGATATTACCCAAGAACCAATACCAGTAGCGCCAGGAGCACATTTTTGCTGTGGGGGGGTACTTACCGATAGTTTTGGTCATACCTCGATCAAGCGTCTCTATGCTATAGGTGAAGTGGCTTGCACTGGTGTGCATGGTGCCAATCGCTTGGCTTCTACAAGTCTTTTAGAAGGATTAACCTTTGCTTTCCGAGCTTCTCACGATATTATAAAAAACCCTGCTCCAAAGGAACAACCCCGAATAATTCCATTTGAGTATGCATACGGAAATCCTCCGTCTGAGGCGATTTTAGAGAGTATGCGGAAAATTATTCAAGATACCATGTGGAAATTCGCTGGACTCATTCGGAATCAATTGGGATTAAAGTATGCCTTGGAAGTACTCAATGGTTTAAAACAACAGGCAGTTCAATTGAAAAATCAATTAGGCGCATCTGGCCCTCTTCTTGAATTTGAAAATAGTATTGATGCCAGTTTGTTGGTTGTCGAAGGAGCTTTAAGAAATCCAATCTCATTGGGAACTCATTATCGTTCCGATTCTTCGATGGTTCAATAG
- a CDS encoding ABC transporter ATP-binding protein, protein MNAVLEVKKLKKYFSTTKGIVKAVNDVSFNITPGETLGLVGESGSGKSTVAYTVMGLYQPSGGQILFQGQDIALSHHKRKRVLKKELQIVFQDPGSSLNPRQTIENILTLPIRLHDMDYKKGIAEKVQEILSLVELPVEYMEKYPRSLGGGEKQMVAIARALATNPSLIVLDEPTSALDVSIQAKIIHKLIEIQQEKNLGYLFITHDLSLMRNIAHRVAIMYLGRIVEIAPAQQFFETPYHPYTRMLISSIPVVSSEEEKLKPGKIPSTGEIPSPVNMPAGCVFHPRCANRMPICDQEEPTDFEIKPGHWVKCHLWSPKK, encoded by the coding sequence GTGAACGCCGTACTCGAAGTAAAAAAACTAAAAAAATATTTCTCAACGACTAAAGGAATTGTAAAAGCAGTCAATGATGTCAGTTTTAATATCACACCAGGAGAAACTCTCGGACTGGTTGGGGAATCAGGCTCAGGAAAAAGCACGGTTGCCTATACTGTTATGGGACTCTATCAACCAAGTGGTGGACAGATTCTTTTCCAAGGGCAAGATATTGCCCTTTCCCACCACAAAAGAAAACGGGTTTTAAAAAAAGAACTTCAAATCGTTTTTCAGGACCCGGGATCTTCACTTAACCCAAGGCAAACCATAGAAAACATTTTAACCCTGCCTATCCGTCTTCATGATATGGATTATAAAAAAGGAATTGCTGAAAAAGTGCAAGAAATTTTGTCCTTGGTGGAACTTCCGGTCGAATATATGGAAAAATATCCCCGTTCCCTTGGGGGTGGAGAAAAACAGATGGTGGCTATTGCCAGAGCTCTTGCAACCAATCCTTCGCTCATTGTTTTAGATGAGCCAACTTCCGCTCTGGACGTATCAATTCAGGCAAAAATCATCCATAAACTTATCGAAATCCAACAAGAAAAAAACTTGGGGTATCTATTCATTACTCATGATTTAAGCTTAATGAGAAATATTGCTCATCGCGTCGCCATCATGTACCTGGGTCGTATTGTTGAAATAGCACCAGCTCAGCAGTTTTTTGAAACTCCCTACCATCCTTATACCCGAATGTTAATATCCTCAATTCCGGTAGTATCCTCAGAAGAAGAAAAATTAAAACCTGGAAAAATTCCTTCTACTGGGGAAATACCAAGTCCAGTAAATATGCCCGCTGGTTGTGTATTTCATCCCCGTTGCGCGAATCGGATGCCGATTTGCGATCAAGAGGAACCAACCGATTTTGAGATAAAACCAGGCCACTGGGTAAAATGCCATCTCTGGTCTCCAAAGAAATAA
- a CDS encoding ABC transporter ATP-binding protein, whose amino-acid sequence MSQLILDIKNLTVNFRVYGGYLKVLNEVNFSVAQGEKVGLVGETGCGKTTTMKTVMGILPQPPGKIVQGEIFFHGKNVLTMKKSEVEKMRQTGISMIFQDPTAALNPVFTIGQQLHDVVQHSQSSDDGQSRLSAHQVSVRALQDVSLPDPKRILDNYPLQLSGGMRQRVCIALAIARSKQLLIADEPGTSLDVTIQDQILRLLNQIAAEKQMAIILISHSLGVIREWTNQVYVMYAGSIVEESTTEELFSHPLHPYTQALMDCVPRLTGGGTAEGIPGRIPDYFNPPTGCRFHPRCPRAFALCSEKKPALYRVNDTHQVACYLYQEANQ is encoded by the coding sequence ATGTCTCAACTTATTCTTGATATCAAAAATCTAACTGTTAACTTCCGTGTTTATGGTGGATATTTAAAAGTCTTGAACGAAGTTAATTTTTCCGTTGCACAAGGAGAGAAAGTAGGCCTGGTTGGTGAAACCGGTTGTGGAAAAACCACCACCATGAAAACCGTCATGGGTATCCTTCCTCAGCCTCCAGGAAAAATAGTCCAGGGCGAAATTTTTTTCCATGGAAAAAACGTTCTTACCATGAAAAAATCCGAGGTCGAAAAAATGCGTCAAACTGGTATATCAATGATATTTCAAGACCCAACCGCTGCCCTCAATCCGGTTTTTACCATCGGACAACAACTTCATGATGTAGTGCAACATTCTCAGTCAAGCGATGATGGTCAATCTCGACTTTCTGCCCATCAAGTCTCGGTGCGAGCTCTCCAAGACGTTTCTCTCCCTGACCCAAAACGGATATTAGACAATTATCCCTTACAATTAAGTGGCGGAATGCGGCAACGAGTCTGTATTGCTCTTGCTATTGCCAGATCAAAACAATTACTTATCGCCGATGAACCTGGTACCTCCTTAGATGTAACCATTCAAGACCAGATTTTAAGGTTGCTTAACCAAATTGCCGCAGAGAAACAAATGGCAATCATTTTAATTTCCCATTCCCTTGGAGTTATTCGTGAATGGACGAATCAGGTTTATGTTATGTATGCTGGATCAATTGTTGAAGAATCAACAACTGAAGAGTTATTTTCCCATCCCCTCCATCCTTATACTCAAGCATTAATGGATTGCGTCCCCAGGTTAACCGGCGGAGGAACCGCCGAGGGCATACCGGGGAGAATTCCCGATTATTTTAATCCTCCGACCGGTTGTCGTTTTCATCCTCGTTGTCCCCGTGCCTTTGCTTTGTGCTCGGAAAAAAAACCTGCTCTATATCGCGTCAACGATACTCATCAAGTGGCATGTTATTTATACCAGGAGGCAAACCAGTGA
- a CDS encoding ABC transporter permease — MILSKKNPKRTKSGKAWYKFSRNPLSVVGLVIVLFVIFSALLAPWVTPYPAHSGKYVNYEEANLSPSAHHLFGTDVFGRDVFTRTIYAFRSSLIMGIVVLMIVVPIGVTLGLLAGYFKETWIDIFIMRITDIFLSVPPLILALAITSVLKPNLTNAMLAVSVMWWPWYTRLVYGMATSLRNEYFVQSAELLGASKFHVLFKEILPNCLSTILTKMTLDMGWVILIGASLSFVGLGEQAPKAALGSMVADGAKYLPEYWWISVFPGLAIMLIVLGFNLLGDGISDLFSMEEA; from the coding sequence ATGATTCTATCCAAAAAAAATCCCAAAAGAACCAAAAGCGGTAAAGCTTGGTATAAATTCTCTCGAAATCCCCTCTCGGTTGTGGGTTTAGTGATTGTCCTTTTTGTAATTTTTAGCGCTTTGCTTGCTCCCTGGGTAACTCCCTATCCGGCTCATTCTGGAAAGTATGTAAATTATGAGGAAGCCAATCTTTCCCCATCGGCTCATCACCTATTTGGTACCGATGTTTTTGGACGTGATGTTTTTACCCGAACCATTTATGCCTTTCGCTCATCATTGATTATGGGGATTGTTGTTCTCATGATTGTTGTACCAATTGGAGTCACTTTAGGGCTTTTGGCTGGATATTTCAAAGAAACTTGGATTGATATCTTCATAATGAGAATAACCGACATATTTCTTTCAGTACCTCCTCTGATTCTCGCCCTAGCTATTACATCAGTCCTTAAACCCAATTTAACTAATGCTATGTTAGCCGTTTCAGTAATGTGGTGGCCATGGTATACCCGTTTGGTTTATGGAATGGCTACGTCTTTACGGAATGAATATTTCGTTCAATCAGCAGAGTTGTTAGGGGCGAGCAAGTTTCATGTTCTTTTTAAAGAAATACTCCCCAATTGCCTTTCAACTATTTTAACTAAAATGACCCTCGATATGGGTTGGGTTATTCTTATCGGGGCATCATTATCATTTGTTGGATTAGGAGAGCAAGCCCCTAAAGCCGCTCTGGGATCCATGGTTGCCGATGGAGCAAAATATCTTCCCGAATATTGGTGGATCTCGGTTTTTCCAGGTTTAGCAATCATGCTGATTGTTTTAGGATTCAACCTCCTTGGTGACGGCATCAGCGATTTATTTTCTATGGAGGAAGCCTAA
- a CDS encoding ABC transporter permease, whose product MNFSRFLTRRLGYSIFVLIGLSIVVFIIARMVPGDPARAALGPRASQEAVDKLRDKLHLDESLVVQYAYWIKSVFQGDLGESLLTRRPVIEDIKEFLPATLELALFSGLFMAFFGILLGILSARHSNTWIDNLIRIFAYIGIATPAFVVAIILLLVFGMYYQVFPTIGRLSQWVDAPTKITGLITLDSLLTGNLTAFFDALKHLMLPAFSLALGGMFQEARITRSSMLENSKKDYVSAARSYGIPERTVIFKYLFKPSIIPTVSILGLDFASLMGNAFLVELLFNWPGISRYGINVMLRKDVDAIIAVIMVLGIVFTLINIIVDIIVAYLDPRIRLVERGD is encoded by the coding sequence ATGAATTTTTCACGCTTTCTCACTCGACGCTTGGGATATTCAATATTTGTTCTCATCGGGTTATCGATAGTGGTCTTTATCATAGCTCGAATGGTACCAGGAGATCCTGCCCGGGCAGCTCTTGGACCTCGAGCCTCTCAGGAGGCAGTTGACAAACTTCGAGATAAACTTCATCTTGATGAATCGTTAGTTGTTCAATATGCTTATTGGATAAAATCAGTTTTTCAGGGTGATTTGGGTGAATCTTTGTTAACACGACGTCCGGTCATCGAAGATATTAAAGAATTTTTACCCGCCACTCTTGAATTGGCTCTTTTTTCCGGATTATTTATGGCTTTTTTTGGAATCCTCTTAGGAATACTCTCAGCACGACACAGTAATACTTGGATTGATAATCTAATAAGGATTTTTGCTTATATTGGGATAGCAACTCCTGCATTTGTCGTTGCTATTATCCTTTTGCTGGTCTTTGGTATGTATTACCAGGTATTTCCTACCATTGGCAGGCTCAGCCAGTGGGTTGATGCCCCGACTAAAATTACCGGTTTAATAACCCTTGACAGTTTGCTCACCGGAAATCTAACTGCTTTTTTTGATGCCTTAAAACATTTAATGCTTCCCGCTTTTAGCCTTGCTTTGGGAGGAATGTTTCAAGAAGCTCGCATCACTCGTTCCAGCATGCTGGAAAACTCAAAAAAAGACTATGTCTCAGCTGCCCGTTCCTATGGTATCCCGGAAAGAACGGTAATTTTTAAATACCTTTTCAAACCATCCATTATCCCAACCGTTTCTATCCTAGGCTTAGATTTTGCATCATTAATGGGAAATGCTTTTTTAGTAGAACTTCTTTTTAACTGGCCAGGTATTTCCCGTTATGGGATTAATGTTATGCTTCGCAAAGATGTCGATGCCATAATCGCGGTAATTATGGTCTTGGGAATTGTTTTCACTCTTATCAACATTATTGTCGATATTATTGTTGCCTATCTCGATCCACGAATCCGATTAGTTGAAAGAGGAGATTAA
- a CDS encoding ABC transporter substrate-binding protein produces the protein MKNRYTIWILSVVLCFFVFSGVALAASTSEKTIRLTNAWPCYIDPAIAADFASSVSVANLYDTLVFPTHDGEVVPHLAESWTISEDGLTYVFKLRSGVKFHDGSELKAEDVKFSMDRLLAIGQGYSYIFKPVIDSVEANDDYTVTFKLKKTFGPFLYSLVRLYVLNKDLTMAHIEQNDEFGELGDYGKRWLLTNDAGSGPYQVQEMKLEEYLHAVRFADYWKPFDPNAPDSFRNIGTTETATVRTLIQKRELEISDFRQPAEFYDNVAKVDGINVAKLFGGSTLFTMMHTKKAPTDDVHFRKALAYSIDYDAIANHIFPGSHQCQGPVSFILPGHNPNVFQYKRDLEKAKEELALSPYADKLDEYPVDLVWCAEVPDEEKVALLIQANAADIGIQVNVIKDPWMKIIEEVATPETTATMYLIFVSPHYAEAGSMIQSKYHSSSSGTWEQSEWLQDEQLDSMIEDAIDTIDKDARFEKYGKIQEYLVDLCPSLFLIDQPENYAYQDAYVDWVPADRAERGEKVNPVMGYNQYMLDIKVYPDKRDELVK, from the coding sequence ATGAAAAATCGTTATACTATCTGGATTTTATCTGTGGTTTTATGTTTTTTTGTTTTTTCAGGTGTTGCATTAGCTGCTTCAACTTCTGAAAAAACCATTCGTCTGACCAATGCCTGGCCTTGCTATATTGACCCGGCTATTGCTGCTGACTTTGCCAGCTCGGTTTCAGTGGCAAATCTGTATGATACATTGGTGTTTCCGACCCATGATGGAGAAGTCGTGCCTCATTTAGCTGAATCATGGACAATCTCTGAAGATGGTTTGACCTATGTTTTCAAATTACGATCAGGAGTAAAATTTCATGATGGCAGTGAGCTGAAGGCTGAAGATGTTAAATTTTCCATGGATCGATTACTAGCAATTGGGCAAGGTTATAGCTATATCTTCAAACCGGTTATCGACAGTGTCGAAGCCAATGATGATTACACCGTGACCTTTAAGCTTAAAAAGACTTTTGGTCCCTTTTTATACTCACTCGTTCGTCTCTATGTGCTGAATAAGGACTTGACCATGGCTCATATTGAACAAAATGATGAATTCGGCGAATTAGGAGACTATGGGAAAAGATGGCTTCTCACCAACGATGCTGGTTCTGGACCTTATCAGGTTCAAGAAATGAAGTTAGAAGAATACCTTCATGCTGTTCGTTTTGCCGACTATTGGAAACCTTTTGACCCGAATGCCCCAGATTCATTCAGAAATATTGGAACTACCGAAACTGCAACCGTTCGAACGCTGATTCAAAAAAGAGAGCTGGAAATCTCCGATTTCCGACAACCAGCGGAATTTTACGACAATGTTGCTAAAGTAGACGGTATTAATGTAGCCAAGCTTTTTGGTGGAAGCACTCTCTTTACCATGATGCACACCAAGAAAGCCCCGACTGATGATGTGCATTTTAGAAAAGCTCTTGCCTATTCAATAGACTATGATGCGATTGCCAATCACATTTTCCCCGGTTCACATCAGTGTCAAGGTCCGGTTTCCTTTATTCTTCCTGGCCACAACCCCAATGTTTTCCAATACAAGCGTGACCTGGAAAAAGCCAAAGAAGAATTAGCTCTTTCCCCTTATGCTGATAAACTCGATGAATATCCCGTCGACTTAGTATGGTGTGCTGAAGTTCCTGATGAAGAAAAAGTTGCTCTTCTTATTCAAGCCAATGCAGCTGATATTGGAATTCAGGTCAATGTTATAAAAGATCCTTGGATGAAGATTATCGAAGAAGTTGCCACTCCAGAAACCACTGCAACTATGTATCTCATTTTTGTTTCGCCGCATTATGCCGAAGCCGGATCAATGATCCAATCAAAATACCATTCCTCCTCCAGCGGGACTTGGGAACAATCCGAATGGCTTCAAGACGAACAACTGGATAGCATGATTGAAGATGCCATTGATACCATCGATAAAGATGCCCGTTTTGAGAAGTACGGCAAAATTCAAGAATACCTTGTTGACCTGTGCCCTTCTCTTTTCTTGATCGACCAACCAGAAAACTATGCCTATCAAGATGCTTATGTAGACTGGGTTCCTGCTGATCGAGCTGAACGCGGAGAAAAAGTCAACCCAGTTATGGGTTACAATCAGTATATGCTCGATATAAAAGTGTATCCGGATAAACGTGACGAATTAGTGAAGTAA
- a CDS encoding aminopeptidase, producing the protein MNLTPLMKAAMIAVRDCMGAQPGENALVVTDTGKLAIAESFLYAFHSLGIDATLMVMTPRDHHAQEPPSEVRAAMLSSDIALLVTTKSLTHTHARVDATNQGVRIASLPGITEDIMTIGAMTADYQKISELSWKLTKLMESTQEVEITTELGTHLVMSLKGRKPGIPPDDGIYREKGRWGNLPAGEAYIAPVEESVNGVAVIDGSQSPLGLLSTPIRITIQDGKAIKFEGGTEATQFERHLQSLNDPNAYWVAELGIGTNEKARVTGNILEDEKAFRTIHIAFGMNTDMGGKIESKTHDDGIVTNPTVKFDGKIIMEHGNFVI; encoded by the coding sequence ATGAATCTAACTCCTCTTATGAAAGCCGCCATGATAGCCGTTCGTGACTGCATGGGCGCTCAACCGGGTGAGAATGCGCTGGTTGTTACCGATACCGGAAAATTGGCCATTGCCGAAAGCTTTCTATATGCTTTTCATTCCTTAGGAATTGATGCCACTCTGATGGTAATGACACCAAGAGATCATCACGCCCAAGAGCCACCTTCAGAAGTACGGGCAGCTATGCTTTCCAGTGATATTGCTCTCCTGGTCACTACCAAAAGTTTAACCCACACTCATGCCCGAGTTGATGCAACCAACCAGGGAGTTCGAATCGCCAGTTTACCAGGGATTACCGAAGATATTATGACTATAGGAGCCATGACTGCCGATTATCAAAAAATATCTGAATTGAGCTGGAAACTGACTAAACTAATGGAATCAACTCAGGAAGTCGAAATTACCACCGAGCTGGGAACCCACCTGGTAATGAGCTTAAAAGGGAGAAAACCCGGTATCCCTCCCGATGATGGTATCTATCGGGAAAAAGGACGCTGGGGAAATTTACCTGCTGGAGAAGCCTACATAGCACCGGTTGAGGAATCGGTCAATGGGGTAGCGGTTATTGATGGTTCTCAGTCGCCATTAGGATTGTTATCAACCCCCATCCGTATAACCATACAGGACGGTAAGGCCATCAAGTTCGAGGGGGGAACCGAAGCTACCCAATTTGAACGACATCTCCAATCTCTGAATGATCCCAATGCTTACTGGGTTGCAGAACTTGGCATTGGAACCAATGAAAAAGCTCGGGTAACCGGTAATATTTTAGAAGACGAAAAAGCCTTCCGTACCATTCATATTGCCTTTGGAATGAACACCGATATGGGAGGAAAAATCGAATCGAAAACTCACGACGACGGTATTGTCACTAATCCAACGGTTAAATTTGATGGCAAAATCATTATGGAACATGGGAATTTTGTGATATAA
- a CDS encoding GNAT family N-acetyltransferase: protein MEIIRETYTTFSENAEFLKKIFPQDDEKYYYDFLKYDPFFHPNNIYSIKNRNQTIATLWCLPRLFIDSKRTILAAGIANVATNPSFRGQGLAGQLMEKALKKAEVQNFEFIILVTKIPEYYKRWGFQKIGKYEGVIEPSTTGKYPITCQNIPYENILDLYISFYQDFQAIAPLRNLAYMKGMKEWNQWSSMFNYNGKKADWFLLRNEIGQSAIFYGLDREENFKVFEIIWDKNIDKKDLLALLHNWAYQLGKNIHLDLPLPVINYLRLEANKDDKDTVMVKPYEDIDINRLYLPVPDYF, encoded by the coding sequence ATGGAAATAATTCGTGAAACCTATACCACCTTTTCGGAAAATGCCGAATTCTTAAAAAAGATCTTTCCACAAGATGATGAAAAATACTATTATGACTTCCTTAAATATGACCCATTTTTCCACCCCAATAATATTTATTCAATCAAAAATAGAAATCAAACTATTGCAACCCTTTGGTGCCTTCCTCGTCTCTTTATAGACAGTAAAAGAACGATTCTTGCGGCTGGGATTGCTAACGTTGCGACTAATCCAAGTTTTCGAGGACAGGGATTGGCTGGTCAACTGATGGAAAAGGCTTTAAAAAAAGCCGAAGTCCAAAATTTCGAATTCATTATTTTAGTAACCAAGATTCCTGAATATTATAAAAGATGGGGATTTCAAAAGATAGGTAAATATGAGGGAGTTATTGAGCCTTCAACCACTGGCAAATACCCTATTACTTGCCAGAATATACCTTATGAAAACATACTCGATTTATATATATCTTTCTACCAGGATTTTCAGGCTATTGCTCCCCTCCGTAACTTGGCTTATATGAAGGGTATGAAGGAATGGAACCAGTGGAGTTCGATGTTTAATTATAATGGGAAAAAAGCGGATTGGTTTCTCTTGAGGAATGAAATTGGTCAATCGGCGATTTTCTATGGATTGGATAGAGAGGAAAATTTTAAGGTTTTTGAAATAATTTGGGATAAAAATATTGATAAAAAAGACTTGTTAGCGCTTCTCCATAATTGGGCTTATCAACTCGGAAAAAATATTCATCTCGATTTGCCTTTGCCGGTGATTAATTATTTAAGGTTGGAAGCCAACAAGGATGATAAAGATACTGTGATGGTTAAACCTTACGAGGATATTGATATAAATCGTCTCTATCTTCCCGTTCCAGATTATTTTTAA
- a CDS encoding class I SAM-dependent methyltransferase codes for MKFNDLLRRTKSNLENLGWRLLTPFLQLYFNEKHFEELYKKKPDPWNYENYEFEKEKYQKTLELIPSDVQTIWEVGCSEGLFTQLLLSKGKEVFGVDISETALLRAQERFKDFGDKIHLQKLDITREDIDGTFDLVLASEILYYLGGKNILLPLEEKFYRHLRPGGYLLLCHFYPSGKIIHDIFRENNRFQEVSEKVTHHPHRDYIITLLKRQ; via the coding sequence ATGAAATTTAACGACCTATTGCGGCGTACCAAATCAAATTTGGAGAATTTAGGATGGAGACTGCTTACTCCCTTTCTTCAGCTTTATTTTAATGAAAAACATTTCGAAGAACTTTATAAAAAGAAACCAGATCCATGGAATTATGAAAACTACGAATTTGAAAAAGAAAAATACCAAAAAACCCTTGAGTTAATTCCCAGTGATGTCCAAACGATTTGGGAAGTAGGATGTAGCGAAGGGTTATTTACTCAGCTTCTTTTAAGCAAAGGTAAAGAAGTTTTTGGTGTTGATATTTCGGAAACCGCTTTATTGAGAGCCCAGGAGAGATTCAAAGACTTTGGTGATAAAATTCATCTGCAAAAACTGGATATCACTCGAGAGGATATAGATGGAACCTTTGACCTGGTTTTAGCTTCGGAGATTCTCTATTACCTGGGTGGGAAAAATATTCTCTTGCCACTGGAGGAAAAGTTTTACCGCCATTTACGACCAGGAGGTTACCTTCTCCTCTGTCATTTTTATCCTTCTGGAAAAATCATCCATGATATTTTCCGAGAGAATAACAGATTTCAAGAAGTATCTGAGAAAGTCACTCACCATCCCCACCGGGATTACATAATTACTCTTCTGAAAAGGCAGTGA